One Halalkalicoccus sp. NIPERK01 DNA segment encodes these proteins:
- a CDS encoding UvrD-helicase domain-containing protein gives MADTQVTRLFGGPGSGKTTALLDRVEEILDGGEVAVNDVLVVSYTRAAAAEIRERLAERLEISPRSLQGNVCTMHAKAYELLDLSRGDVVGEKQKKEFCESYGLEFEDEYSGAGRRTARSTTLGNKIIATSQWLQRTNREVGDWYDVPFQWNDEEVRLPPEIDERSLSGNKYTPTWPSDDDRVDIPEAIRAWRAYKGEEGLVGFADMLERVKQRSLVPNVDYLVIDEFQDITTLQYAVYEEWKPHMRGVLIAGDDDQVVYAWQGADPNLLLDAEVDEDVVLPNSYRLPSRILDVVNREVRHIEKRQEKDLNPRKEGGKVEAVESPSMLDLVRNVRATVAETPDETVMVLFRARYQMFQFLDEFISEGMPFRVLTDQRMWTDRLQQFISAVEKIDAGEEIDGLEARRLADMLADSAFSTNDRDDLFTEIDERKEAAGVDNVAEITVDPATIREYAPFVPDPVSAADMSRKITSFQRKSVKAYFATGTYEGADPERVRIGTIHSAKGREADHVFVATDLTEKVVEQMAATIEQEQVPIEEEFTRTTSPVPMLTDNERRVFYVGMSRARERLVLLENLVNGAPTLPLDVLLCNEPREEPIEELIAEADAPEAEVH, from the coding sequence ATGGCTGATACACAGGTCACCCGACTGTTCGGTGGGCCGGGCAGCGGGAAGACGACGGCGCTGCTCGACCGGGTCGAGGAGATCCTCGACGGCGGCGAGGTCGCCGTCAACGACGTGCTGGTAGTCTCGTATACGCGCGCGGCGGCCGCCGAGATCCGCGAGCGTCTCGCAGAGCGACTCGAGATCTCGCCGCGAAGCCTGCAGGGCAACGTCTGTACGATGCACGCGAAGGCCTACGAACTGCTGGACCTCTCGCGTGGCGACGTCGTCGGCGAGAAGCAGAAAAAGGAGTTCTGTGAGTCCTACGGGCTGGAGTTCGAGGACGAGTACAGCGGGGCCGGACGACGGACCGCCCGCTCGACCACGCTGGGCAACAAGATCATCGCCACGAGCCAGTGGCTCCAGCGCACCAATAGAGAGGTCGGCGACTGGTACGACGTCCCCTTCCAGTGGAACGACGAGGAGGTGCGCCTGCCCCCCGAGATCGACGAGCGCTCGCTGTCGGGCAACAAGTACACCCCGACGTGGCCGAGCGACGACGACCGGGTCGACATCCCCGAGGCGATCCGCGCGTGGCGCGCCTACAAGGGCGAGGAGGGGCTCGTCGGCTTCGCCGACATGCTCGAACGGGTGAAACAGCGCTCGCTGGTCCCGAACGTCGACTACCTCGTGATCGACGAGTTCCAGGACATCACTACCCTGCAGTACGCCGTCTACGAGGAGTGGAAGCCCCACATGAGGGGCGTGCTGATCGCCGGCGACGACGACCAGGTCGTCTACGCCTGGCAGGGCGCGGACCCGAACCTCCTCCTGGACGCCGAGGTCGACGAGGACGTCGTCCTCCCGAACTCCTACCGGCTCCCCTCGCGGATCCTCGACGTGGTCAACCGGGAGGTGCGCCACATCGAGAAGCGCCAGGAGAAGGACCTCAACCCCCGCAAGGAGGGCGGGAAGGTCGAGGCGGTCGAGAGCCCCTCGATGCTCGATCTGGTGCGCAACGTCCGCGCGACGGTGGCGGAGACGCCCGACGAGACGGTGATGGTGCTCTTTCGGGCGCGCTACCAGATGTTCCAGTTCCTCGACGAGTTCATCTCCGAGGGAATGCCCTTCCGGGTGCTGACCGACCAGCGGATGTGGACCGACCGCCTCCAGCAGTTCATCTCCGCGGTCGAGAAGATCGACGCCGGCGAGGAGATCGACGGGCTCGAAGCCCGGCGGCTCGCCGACATGCTCGCCGATTCGGCGTTCAGCACGAACGACCGGGACGATCTATTCACCGAGATCGACGAACGAAAGGAGGCCGCTGGCGTCGACAACGTCGCCGAGATCACCGTCGACCCCGCGACGATCCGCGAGTACGCGCCGTTCGTCCCCGACCCCGTGTCGGCGGCGGACATGTCCCGCAAGATCACCAGCTTCCAGCGAAAGAGCGTCAAAGCCTACTTCGCGACGGGCACCTACGAGGGCGCGGACCCCGAGCGAGTTCGAATAGGAACGATCCACTCCGCGAAGGGCCGCGAGGCCGATCACGTCTTCGTCGCGACCGATTTGACCGAAAAAGTCGTCGAGCAGATGGCCGCGACGATCGAACAGGAGCAGGTCCCCATCGAGGAGGAGTTCACCCGGACGACGAGTCCGGTGCCGATGCTGACCGACAACGAACGGCGCGTCTTCTACGTCGGGATGAGCCGCGCCCGCGAGCGCCTCGTCCTGCTGGAGAACCTCGTCAACGGCGCGCCGACGCTACCGCTCGACGTGTTGCTCTGTAACGAGCCCCGCGAGGAGCCCATCGAGGAACTGATCGCGGAGGCCGACGCCCCCGAGGCCGAAGTCCACTAG
- a CDS encoding Xaa-Pro peptidase family protein, whose amino-acid sequence MDDGALDRELDSRGADAFVHVGDRFDDSLRYLTRFSGPDREYAFVYDGDAFLCAPRLFENQAREEFSGTVVSAAEQEATTAGQRAAELVSGTVLVPRSIPHDAAVWLERAGCDLESTDVVERMRARKTEGEIDRIRTVQEAAQTGMARAETVLASASIEEGSLEWEGEVLTTERLRREVNAAMALEGVRDAGNTVIGAGERCADLHFAGDVPIRRGETVLLDLSPRGPEGYYGDLSRTFVVDPEGGWERRAYVAVERAQDAAFEALSDGAGTLASTVHEETAAEISAYGFRPDGSPGFTHGTGHGVGMSLHEAPSLRSNTELEAGMVLTVEPGVYDPQEGGVRIEDLVLVREEGFENLTEYPRSLVPEVRSSDR is encoded by the coding sequence ATGGACGACGGGGCGCTCGACAGGGAACTCGACTCGCGGGGCGCCGACGCGTTCGTCCACGTCGGCGACCGGTTCGACGACTCGCTGCGGTACCTCACCCGGTTTTCGGGTCCGGATCGCGAGTACGCGTTCGTTTACGACGGCGATGCGTTTCTGTGTGCCCCCCGACTCTTCGAGAACCAGGCCCGGGAGGAGTTCTCGGGGACCGTCGTGAGCGCCGCCGAGCAAGAGGCGACGACCGCGGGCCAGCGCGCCGCCGAACTCGTCTCGGGGACCGTGCTGGTCCCCCGGTCGATCCCACACGACGCCGCCGTCTGGCTCGAACGTGCGGGCTGTGACCTCGAATCGACCGACGTCGTCGAGCGGATGCGAGCGCGGAAAACGGAGGGGGAGATCGACCGAATCCGGACGGTACAGGAGGCAGCCCAAACCGGCATGGCCCGCGCCGAGACGGTGCTGGCCTCGGCGAGTATCGAGGAGGGCTCACTCGAGTGGGAAGGTGAGGTGCTGACCACTGAACGGCTCCGCCGGGAGGTCAACGCCGCGATGGCGCTCGAAGGGGTCCGCGACGCCGGCAACACCGTGATCGGCGCGGGCGAGCGCTGTGCGGACCTGCATTTCGCCGGCGACGTCCCGATACGACGCGGCGAGACCGTCCTGCTCGACCTCTCGCCGCGCGGCCCGGAGGGGTACTACGGCGACCTCTCCAGAACGTTCGTCGTCGACCCGGAGGGGGGCTGGGAGCGCCGGGCGTACGTCGCCGTCGAGCGCGCCCAAGATGCCGCCTTCGAGGCGCTCTCGGACGGTGCGGGAACGCTCGCGAGTACGGTTCACGAGGAGACCGCCGCCGAGATCAGTGCATATGGATTTCGGCCCGACGGATCGCCGGGGTTCACCCACGGCACGGGCCACGGCGTGGGGATGAGCCTCCACGAGGCGCCCTCGCTACGTTCGAATACCGAGTTGGAGGCGGGGATGGTGCTGACGGTCGAACCGGGCGTCTACGACCCCCAAGAGGGCGGCGTTCGGATCGAGGACCTCGTACTCGTGCGCGAGGAGGGGTTCGAGAACCTCACGGAGTACCCCCGGTCGCTCGTTCCCGAGGTCAGGTCGTCCGACCGGTAA
- a CDS encoding pyridoxamine 5'-phosphate oxidase family protein produces the protein MSERSGMGDVEYTYTRGMDDEAVARRLADAETGVLALAAGDDAYAIPVAFHRDDDRVYFRLAIHAGSEKAAYLESTARAALVVYDTEPPDDSWSIVLRGPISPAERDLDDAAINALFTPLRVFDEAIEAVEPTIYELAVETVTGRTT, from the coding sequence ATGAGCGAGCGCTCGGGGATGGGGGACGTCGAGTACACCTACACGCGGGGGATGGACGACGAGGCGGTCGCGAGGCGGTTGGCGGACGCCGAGACGGGCGTCCTCGCGCTCGCCGCGGGCGACGACGCCTACGCGATTCCGGTGGCCTTTCACCGCGATGACGACCGCGTCTACTTCCGCCTCGCCATCCACGCGGGCAGCGAGAAGGCCGCGTATCTCGAATCGACCGCGCGGGCGGCGCTCGTCGTCTACGACACCGAACCGCCGGACGACTCCTGGAGCATCGTCCTCCGGGGGCCGATCAGCCCCGCGGAACGGGACCTCGACGACGCGGCCATCAACGCGCTGTTCACGCCACTCAGGGTGTTCGACGAGGCGATCGAAGCGGTCGAGCCGACGATCTACGAACTCGCGGTCGAAACCGTTACCGGTCGGACGACCTGA